One Cucumis sativus cultivar 9930 chromosome 1, Cucumber_9930_V3, whole genome shotgun sequence DNA segment encodes these proteins:
- the LOC101209944 gene encoding uncharacterized protein LOC101209944, whose translation MTVLRSREVISPPPTPKSLKSPSETPHHSSTPSKHQEIQPLHSPPHTSPVSTALSSDGLSSPGVSRRRSFRLAAKGLGPEHCDVDRVRDNFSGTLMKSETIDNRDLGLASDGKLVVSSICNEIEGFGVNEGAEGLNEFTGSKSDEVNVNGKRKLNPTMDSPPGEWEDESSWRKECLSLRWGKRKTVKQGPRLKDSDNVATDLNGIGGVLMKELNEECSRIEENDCTDSRNRFSRKEKGKWIVDDRNSNRNDTAVLHSEPNDELSDNLVEHQNYQFVRDRLKGVVIEENTTNLSGASYSDGGNMDANGYTAIEGNASEHNVEGRLIAEALLSLSTDFTMDSNSRYKYNSIEGEASGPAHLVDDGPQSNDSQEMESSSEEVGRLDLYLRRRTAIGFARYNEGNDRLQNVEAESEDNIEDWPGPFSTAMKIASDRANGVRVRVRKSLEENDPEPVEWIPKRRAYCRRSQSLPPSLGDLCLRVLAENADAISSLDFVPDTFRHKLSRLLCDSRKMNSQFFNLLLCGSPTEVCIRDCSWLSEEEFVQSFQGCDTSKLMILQLYQCGRSIYDIVLLSTLARSSNSLPALRSLSLTGACCLSDDGVAALVCSAPALHSLNLSQCSFLTFSSIESIANSLGSTLRELYLDDCLKIDPMLMVPAMNKLQHLEVLSLAGMEDVCDKFIQEFLTAGGHNLKQLILTNCVKLTNKSIKAISETCSALCAIDLVNLSKITDYALCCLASGCQALQKLKLSRNLFSDEAVAAFVEISRGNLKELSLNSVKKVSRCTAISLARFSKNLVSLDLSWCRKLSDEALGLIVDNCPSLRELKLFGCSQVTNVFLDGHSNPNVEIIGLKLSPIWQVEPHISWEGPSYHSSVPSSF comes from the exons ATGACGGTTCTCAGGTCTCGAGAGGTTATCTCTCCGCCGCCCACTCCCAAATCCCTAAAATCCCCTTCCGAAACTCCCCATCATTCCTCTACGCCCTCTAAACATCAGGAAATTCAACCCCTTCACTCGCCTCCCCATACTTCTCCTGTTTCCACCGCGTTGTCCTCCGATGGCTTGTCCAGTCCCGGAGTTTCTCGGAGGCGGAGTTTCCGACTTGCTGCCAAAGGGCTTGGTCCTGAGCATTGCGATGTTGATCGCGTCCGTGATAATTTCTCTGGAACGTTGATGAAATCGGAGACGATTGATAATCGAGACTTGGGTCTGGCCTCGGATGGTAAGTTGGTGGTAAGTTCAATTTGTAATGAAATTGAGGGTTTTGGGGTTAATGAAGGAGCCGAGGGCTTGAATGAATTTACAGGGTCGAAGAGCGACGAGGTTAATGTAAATGGTAAGAGAAAGTTGAACCCCACTATGGATTCGCCTCCTGGGGAATGGGAGGATGAAAGTTCTTGGAGGAAAGAGTGTCTCAGTTTACGTTGGGGGAAGAGAAAAACGGTGAAACAAGGGCCTCGTTTAAAGGACAGTGACAATGTTGCAACTGATCTGAATGGAATTGGAGGAGTTTTGATGAAAGAGCTAAATGAAGAGTGCTCAagaattgaagagaatgaTTGTACCGATAGTAGGAATAGATTCAGCCGAAAAGAAAAGGGCAAATGGATTGTTGATGACAGAAATTCAAATAGAAATGATACGGCTGTGTTACATTCTGAGCCAAACGATGAGTTAAGTGATAATCTAGTTGAGCATCAAAATTATCAGTTTGTTCGTGACAGACTGAAGGGAGtagtaattgaagaaaatacaacaaatttgtCTGGTGCAAGTTACTCTGATGGAGGGAATATGGATGCTAATGGCTACACAGCAATTGAAGGAAATGCTTCGGAACATAATGTTGAAGGGAGATTGATTGCAGAAGCTCTATTGTCTTTATCTACAGACTTTACAATGGATTCAAACTCgagatataaatataattccaTAGAAGGTGAGGCTTCCGGCCCCGCACATCTGGTAGATGATGGCCCTCAGAGCAATGATAGTCAAGAGATGGAGTCTAGTTCGGAAGAGGTAGGTCGTTTGGATTTGTACTTAAGAAGAAGAACGGCTATTGGGTTTGCTCGTTATAATGAGGGCAATGACAGATTGCAGAATGTTGAGGCTGAAAGTGAAGACAATATAGAAGATTGGCCCGGGCCATTCTCTACTGCAATGAAGATTGCTAGTGACCGAGCGAATGGTGTACGTGTACGAGTTAGAAAATCTTTAGAGGAGAATGACCCTGAACCAGTTGAATGGATCCCTAAAAGGAGAGCGTATTGTAGACGGTCCCAGTCTTTGCCTCCCTCGTTGGGAGATTTGTGCTTAAGGGTTCTTGCTGAAAATGCTGATGCAATTTCTTCATTGGATTTTGTTCCAGATACCTTCAGGCATAAGCTTAGTCGGCTACTCTGTGATTCTCGAAAAATGAACAGTcagttttttaatcttcttctttgtggTTCCCCAACTGAAGTCTGTATAAGGGACTGCTCTTGGCTGAGTGAAGAGGAGTTCGTGCAATCTTTTCAAGGGTGTGACACTAGCAAATTAATG ATACTCCAGCTTTACCAGTGTGGACGTAGTATCTATGATATTGTCCTATTATCTACATTAGCTCGGTCATCAAATAGCTTACCTGCCCTCAGGTCATTGTCCCTAACAGGTGCATGTTGTCTTTCTGATGATGGTGTCGCTGCACTTGTATGTTCGGCTCCTGCATTGCACTCTTTAAATCTGAGCCAGTGCTCCTTTCTCACCTTCTCAAGTATAGAGTCTATAGCCAATTCTTTGGGATCAACTCTGAGGGAATTGTATCTGGATGATTGCCTAAAAATCGATCCAATGCTAATGGTTCCTGCAATGAATAAGCTTCAACATTTGGAAGTGCTATCATTAGCTGGAATGGAAGATGTTTGTGACAAGTTCATTCAAGAATTCCTGACAGCTGGGGGCCATAATCTGAAGCAACTCATTTTAACCAATTGTGT GAAATTGACCAATAAATCCATAAAAGCCATATCAGAAACTTGCTCTGCTCTATGTGCTATAGACCTTGTGAATCTGTCGAAGATAACGGATTATGCTTTATGCTGTCTTGCAAGTGGTTGCCAGGCTCTTCAAAAGTTAAAGCTTTCCCGAAATCTATTCAG TGATGAGGCTGTTGCTGCGTTTGTGGAGATATCAAGGGGGAATTTAAAAGAACTTTCACTGAACAGTGTCAAGAAG GTTAGCCGCTGCACAGCAATTTCGCTCGCCCGTTTCTCTAAGAATTTGGTTAGTCTCGACCTATCTTGGTGTCGAAAACTGAGTGACGAGGCACTAGGCTTGATTGTTGATAATTGCCCATCTCTAAGAGAGCTCAAACTCTTTGGATGTTCTCAG GTAACCAATGTATTTCTCGATGGGCACTCAAATCCAAATGTAGAGATCATTGGACTGAAGCTGTCTCCCATTTGGCAAGTTGAGCCTCACATCTCTTGGGAAGGTCCAAGTTATCATTCCTCTGTGCCATCCTCATTTTGA
- the LOC101207838 gene encoding uncharacterized protein LOC101207838 → MSAAISIYRPEFLGSVQDRCRNHLKFHRTSAFASWNMTMDYKSHQTMKKEEVSIQISTPLLLPKLKPLAWSGLQFDRPPPDDEDLIHLRKLEFGQFVAREAVIDEELWTAAWLRAESHWENRQNDRYVDSFKRKFAEQEFNAIKKRCGGQYGQTCTCIVTVRKEQKHIKRTVIKSVVATLDLCLRHLMHGETFPGEREKSHVCSINKEIPNKYAYISNLCVLKAARRQGIAGNMLKFAVLTAKSRGIEQVYVHVRRNNTPAQALYQKIGFEVVETASSQLVEEQTYLLCLNTEKLNNEH, encoded by the exons ATGTCGGCGGCAATCTCAATTTATCGTCCGGAATTCTTGGGATCTGTTCAAGATAGGTGCCGGAATCACCTCAAATTTCATAGAACCTCCGCCTTTGCTTCGTGGAATAT GACAATGGATTATAAATCACATCAAAcgatgaagaaggaagaagttTCTATTCAGATTTCAACGCCACTATTGCTGCCAAAGTTGAAACCATTGGCGTGGAGCGGGTTACAGTTCGACCGGCCGCCACCGGACGATGAAGATTTAATTCACCTGAGAAAATTAGAGTTTGGTCAATTCGTAGCAAGGGAGGCTGTGATTGACGAAGAATTGTGG ACAGCGGCATGGCTTCGAGCTGAAAGTCATTGGGAAAATAGACAAAATGACCG ATATGTTGATAGCTTCAAAAGGAAATTTGCAGAACAG GAGTTCAATGCTATAAAAAAGAGATGTGGTGGGCAATATGGACAGACATGTACATGCATCGTTACG GTAAGGAAGGAGCAGAAGCATATAAAACGTACAGTGATTAAAAGTGTAGTAGCAACTCTTGATCTGTGCTTGAGGCATTTGATGCATGGCGAGACTTTTCCAGGG GAAAGAGAGAAGAGTCATGTATGCAGCATCAACAAAGAGATACCAAACAAATATGCATACATTTCAAACCTATGTGTATTGAAAGCAGCACGTCGTCAGGGTATTGCTGgcaatatgttgaagtttgcAGTTTTAACAGCAAAATCCAGAG GTATTGAACAGGTATACGTCCATGTACGTAGAAACAACACACCCGCCCAAGCATTGTACCAAAAGATAGGATTCGAG GTGGTTGAAACAGCAAGTTCACAGTTGGTAGAAGAGCAAACTTACCTTCTATGTCTTAACACAGAGAAGCTAAACAATGAACATTGA
- the LOC101208324 gene encoding uncharacterized protein LOC101208324, translated as MDSGSSGDEPTSWEDLCSINLMPSELFLKFRKELQGFRVGVNLEFYNAPCNEYEAKLVLKPLYPNQRWKFIYEPIRQDIRLLSKKIPVTKFLNLQVGIGHNFQMHATGWKWKLTTCLGGDGVSRIRNKSSISPFPGLDFRFGWRADYVLPEITGALGTGEPLFNMNSGRLEASLDRIEAIVTHGDES; from the exons ATGGATTCCGGGTCAAGTGGCGACGAACCCACTTCTTGGGAAGACCTCTGTAGTATCAATTTGATGCCCTCGGAATTGTTCTTGAAGTTTCGTAAAGAGTTGCAGGGCTTTCGAGTTGGTGTCAATTTGGAG TTCTACAATGCTCCATGTAACGAATACGAAGCCAAGCTTGTTCTGAAGCCATTATATCCGAACCAGCGTTGGAAGTTTATCTACGAGCCAATCCGTCAAGACATTCGTCTTCTTTCCAAAAAGATTCCTGTTACCAAGTTTCTAAATCTTCAG GTCGGTATCGGACATAATTTTCAGATGCACGCCACTGGTTGGAAATGGAAGCTAACCACATGTTTAGGTGGAGACGGTGTATCTCGCATACGAAACAAGTCATCTATTAGCCCATTTCCAGGATTGGATTTCCGCTTCGGATGGAGGGCAGATTATGTTCTTCCTGAAATTACAGG GGCTCTAGGCACTGGTGAACCGTTGTTTAATATGAACTCGGGAAGATTGGAAGCCTCACTTGATAGAATAGAGGCTATTGTCACTCACGGTGATGAATCTTGA
- the LOC101210194 gene encoding uncharacterized protein LOC101210194 produces MASSSSTSSSSCSSSSSTFVSQEEFNLFHKIDRQLYTILAINIGRDPIESLQIMAFWLWLERVGFRHVVFRLLRLPVLLINELAEEALAALACIVSDHPPPPSSDEYNNTNIPLTQNFMKKEISLQFLYANRHTAFEGVAKIRNEVCFRAMKDIMLRALSHRQISAAAAVVTAPLPPPPSGGDLQTQVPPEERAMFVTFSKGYPVHEWEVKDFFNTNYGDCIENFQMQEVEANEQALFARIVFKFPSTIDLILRGQPRMKFTINGKHIWARKFIPKQRLSPPSPPPSSAVAPPTPLITNNLRR; encoded by the exons ATGgcttcttcctcttcaacttcttcttcttcttgttcttcttcatcttccacGTTTGTTTCTCAAGAAGAATTCAATTTATTCCACAAAATTGATAGACAGCTTTACACAATACTTGCCATTAACATTGGCCGTGACCCCATCGAATCTCTTCAAATAATGGCCTTTTGGCTTTGGCTCGAACGGGTCGGTTTCCGCCACGTCGTTTTCCGATTGCTTCGTTTGCCTGTTCTTCTCATCAACGAACTCGCAGAAGAAGCCCTCGCTGCTTTAGCTTGCATTGTCTCAGACCATCCGCCTCCGCCCTCCTCCGACGAGTACAATAATACCAACATTCCTCTTACTCaaaatttcatgaagaaagaaatttctcTTCAGTTTCTTTATGCTAACCGTCATACTGCCTTTGAAGGAGTGGCTAAAATCCGGAATGAGGTTTGTTTTAGAGCCATGAAAGATATTATGCTCCGAGCTCTTAGTCACCGACAAATCTCCGCTGCTGCAGCCGTCGTCACCGCTCCTCTCCCACCTCCTCCGTCAGGAGGAGATTTGCAAACGCAG gtGCCACCGGAAGAAAGAGCAATGTTTGTAACATTTTCAAAGGGTTATCCGGTTCATGAATGGGAAGTTAAAGATTTTTTCAACACAAACTATGGAGATtgcattgaaaattttcaaatgcaaGAAGTAGAGGCTAATGAACAAGCTTTATTTGCTagaattgttttcaaattcccTTCTACTATTGATCTCATTCTTAGAGGACAACCAAGAATGAAATTTACTATCAATGGTAAGCATATTTGGGCTCGAAAATTCATTCCGAAGCAGCGTCTGTCCCCGCCTTCGCCGCCACCATCGTCCGCGGTGGCTCCACCGACGCCTTTGATTACCAACAATTTAAGAAGATAa
- the LOC101208562 gene encoding tubulin--tyrosine ligase-like protein 12, whose translation MAEGKRIQTFEDFFKVHGLLLTASGLPQSLHRQLFQKLTSETFDGGSHFQVEQFEDGRCRRLVLSSDCMAKESHVFVVDHAWTFRLSDAYKQLLEVPGLAERMASLMCVDIDLNLAEEDEDHSKSNDDGDGDGDDAKQSVWELIESEIRGAKEKGNDSVRWLELEDLQIDDDALLSLDLPTKFPDLLALSLTGNKLKDVDVVAREVAKFKHLRALWLNDNPVAENCDANLQQKVLEASPNLEIYNSRFTLNFSKWALGFCGDMYGKDNPGSIYPSDHTLQCLTSLDLSSRCIHNLINKAFSPVELPSLSYLNLRGNPLEQNSVGDLLKILKEFPCLSSLEVDIPGPLGEKASDIIESLPNLSNLNGIDVAKILNSGKHVIDSMLLPRLPEWAPEETLPDRVINAMWQYLMTYRLADEEKIDETSVWYVMDELGSALRHSDEPNFRVAPFLFMPEGNLMSAISFTILWPIHNVQKGDECTRDYLFGIGEDKQRSARLTAWFHTPQNYFVHEYEKHIKNLQSKVLTSPISQTTSKTEELCQSKGGTLRVYTDNPQVEEFLNRPEFTITSDPKEADIIWTSMQIDEDTRKATGITDKQYVNQFPFEACLVMKHHLAETIEKAHGCPEWLQPTYNLETHLSQLIGDYFVRKRDRLNNLWILKPWNMARTIDTTVTDNLSAIIRLMETGPKICQKYIEHPALFNGKKFDLRYIVLVRSMKPLEIFLADSFWVRLANNPYSLEKQSLFEYETHFTVMNYRGRLNHKNIADFVREFEQEHNVKWLDIHSRVRSMIRSVFESAAVVHPEMHSPFSRAMYGLDVMLDSSFQPKLLEVTYCPDCTRACKYDVENVFGGEIIKGEGFYNYIFGCLFLNETTHVTPL comes from the exons ATGGCAGAAGGCAAAAGAATCCAAACCTTTGAGGATTTCTTCAAAGTCCACGGTTTGCTCCTCACTGCCTCCGGACTTCCCCAGTCTCTGCACCGTCAACTGTTTCAGAAACTGACCTCAGAGACCTTCGATGGCGGCTCTCACTTTCAAGTTGAACAGTTTGAGGATGGACGCTGTAGACGCCTCGTCCTCTCCTCTGACTGCATGGCCAAGGAATCGCACGTCTTCGTTGTCGACCATGCCTGGACTTTCCGTCTCTCCGACGCTTACAAGCAG TTGTTGGAAGTGCCTGGATTGGCTGAGAGAATGGCGTCCTTGATGTGCGTGGatattgatttgaatttggctgaggaagatgaagatcattcaaaatcaaatgatgATGGTGATGGTGATGGTGATGATGCTAAACAGAGTGTTTGGGAGTTAATAGAGAGTGAAATACGTGGTgctaaagaaaaaggaaatgactCTGTTAGATGGTTGGAGCTTGAGGATCTTCAAATTGATGATGATGCACTCTTGTCCCTCGATTTGCCAACAAAGTTTCCG GATTTACTTGCTCTTAGCTTGACTGGAAACAAGCTTAAAGATGTAGATGTGGTTGCTCGGGAAGTTGCAAAGTTTAAACATCTTAGAGCACTTTGGTTGAACGATAATCCGGTTGCGGAAAATTG TGATGCGAACCTGCAGCAGAAAGTTCTTGAAGCATCCCCAAATTTAGAAATCTACAACTCACGATTTACTCTTAACTTTTCCAAGTGGGCATTGGGCTTTTGTGGAGATATGTATGGGAAGGATAATCCTGGCAGTATCTACCCATCCGATCACACATTGCAATGCTTGACAAGTCTAGACCTTTCAAGTAGATGCATTCACAATTTAATCAACAAG GCTTTCTCACCCGTTGAGCTGCCGTCTCTTTCCTACTTGAATCTTAGGGGAAACCCCTTGGAACAGAATTCTGTTGGTGACTTGTTGAAAATCCTGAAGGAATTTCCTTGCTTAAGTTCTTTGGAG GTGGATATTCCCGGTCCTCTTGGAGAGAAGGCTTCAGACATAATTGAATCTCTCCCTAATCTAAGTAATCTGAATGGCATTGATGTGgcaaaaatattgaattctGGAAAGCATGTGATTGATTCAATGCTTCTCCCACGTCTCCCTGAGTGGGCTCCTGAGGAGACTCTCCCTGATCGTGTTATAAATGCAATGTGGCAATATTTGATGACCTATAGACTAGCTGACGAGGAAAAGATTGATGAAACCTCTGTTTG GTACGTGATGGATGAGCTAGGTTCAGCTTTGCGGCATAGTGATGAGCCAAATTTCAGGGTGGCTCCGTTCCTCTTCATGCCAGAGGGAAATCTGATGTCAGCCATAAG CTTTACCATACTATGGCCAATCCACAATGTTCAGAAAGGTGATGAGTGCACTCGTGATTATCTGTTTGGCATTGGGGAGGACAAACAACGGTCTGCTAGACTTACGGCTTGGTTTCACACCCCACAAAACTATTTTGTGCAT GAGTATGAGAAACACATCAAGAATCTGCAGTCGAAGGTGTTGACTTCACCCATTTCTCAAACCACCTCGAAAACTGAAGAACTATGTCAGAGCAAAGGAGGCACTTTACGTGTTTACACTGACAATCCTCAAGTTGAAGAATTCTTAAACCGTCCTGAATTTACAATTA CTAGTGATCCAAAAGAGGCAGATATCATATGGACAAGTATGCAGATTGATGAGGATACAAGGAAGGCTACTGGGATAACAGATAAGCAATATGTAAACCAATTTCCTTTTGAAGCTTGTCTTGTCATGAAACATCATTTGGCTGAGACGATTGAGAAG GCTCATGGATGTCCTGAGTGGTTGCAGCCTACTTACAATCTCGAGACACATTTATCTCAACTTATTGGCGATTATTTTGTGCGTAAAAGAGACagattaaataatttatggaTACTGAAACCATGGAATATGGCACGGACTATAGACACTACAGTCACCGACAACCTATCAGCCATTATCCGTCTCATGGAAACTGGCCCTAAGATATGTCAAAAGTATATTGAGCATCCTGCTCTGTTTAATGGGAAGAAGTTCGATCTTCGTTATATTGTACTTGTACGTAGTATGAAGCCTTTGGAAATCTTCCTCGCAGATTCTTTCTGG GTTCGATTGGCGAATAACCCATACTCTTTAGAGAAGCAGAGTCTCTTTGAATATGAAACTCACTTCACGGTTATG AACTACCGTGGAAgattaaatcataaaaatatagcaGACTTTGTCAGGGAATTTGAGCAAGAGCACAATG TTAAGTGGTTGGATATCCACTCGAGAGTGAGAAGTATGATCCGGTCAGTTTTTGAGTCGGCTGCAGTGGTTCACCCCGAGATGCATAGTCCATTCTCTAGAGCCATGTATGGTCTGGATGTGATGCttgattcttcttttcaaCCAAAGCTATTGGAG GTGACTTACTGCCCGGATTGCACCCGAGCTTGCAAGTACGATGTGGAAAATGTTTTTGGAGGTGAAATTATAAAAGGTGAAGGATTTTACAACTATATTTTTGGTTGTCTCTTCTTAAATGAAACTACACATGTCACTCCATTGTAA